A genomic region of Phragmites australis chromosome 2, lpPhrAust1.1, whole genome shotgun sequence contains the following coding sequences:
- the LOC133909672 gene encoding mitochondrial-processing peptidase subunit alpha-like produces MLRSSARLLRKLRGVETAAARRLSGADASASALRGTSLLRPLPGLDLPPCLPDQLGRSPTRITTLPNGIRVASEDVPGPSACIGVFVNSGSIYETGESTGVSHLLEKLAFKDTAHRSHLQIVQELEAAGGNVGASASREQMVYSYDTLKAYLPQAVEVLVDCVRNPLFLQDEVERQLALAREEVQELQKNPEKFLNETLNLVGYTGALANPLIAPEDALAIINGNIIQKFYHENFTANRLVLAASGVDHQNLLDIAEPLLSDWHKGSPVEKPKSTYVGGDSRHKTDSDMTHVALAFEVPGGWLQERDATIMTVMQTLMGGGGSFSSGGPGKGMHSRLYLRVLNKYHSVQSFSAFSNVYDNSGLFGIYLTTPSDFVAKAIDVAINELIAIATPGEVTEVELKRAKNSTISSVLMNLESRVIVSEDIGRQFLTYGCRKPIDHFLQCMDEMTLDDVTAFARKMLASQPTMASWGNVDKVPPYEFVCKRLQ; encoded by the exons ATGCTGCGCTCCTCCGCTCgcctcctccgcaag CTGCGCGGAGTGGAAACCGCGGCGGCGCGACGGCTCTCCGGAGCAGACGCCTCGGCCTCCGCCTTGCGCGGCACCTCGCTCCTGCGCCCTCTCCCCGGCCTGGACCTCCCTCCGTGCCTCCCCGACCAGCTTGGCCGCAGCCCCACCAGGATCACCACGCTACCCAACGGCATCCGCGTCGCCTCCGAGGACGTCCCG GGGCCTTCAGCGTGCATTGGGGTGTTCGTAAATTCTGGTTCGATTTACGAGACCGGGGAGTCCACCGGCGTCTCACATCTGCTGGAGAAGCTGGCCTTCAAGGACACCGCGCACCGGAGCCACCTGCAGATTGTGCAGGAGCTTGAGGCCGCCGGAGGAAACGTCGGCGCCTCCGCGTCCAGGGAGCAGATGGTATACAGCTACGACACGCTCAAGGCCTACCTGCCACAGGCCGTCGAGGTGCTTGTCGACTGTGTGAGGAACCCGCTGTTCCTCCAGGACGAAGTCGAACGGCAG CTGGCCCTTGCTCGAGAAGAGGTCCAGGAGCTACAAAAGAATCCGGAGAAGTTTCTTAACGAAACACTCAACCTTGTTGGGTATACAGGTGCTCTTGCAAATCCGCTAATAGCTCCCGAGGATGCTCTTGCGATAATCAATGGCAACATCATTCAAAAGTTCTATCAT GAAAATTTTACTGCCAACCGCTTGGTCCTAGCAGCATCAGGTGTTGATCATCAAAACTTGTTAGACATTGCAGAACCTTTATTGTCTGATTGGCACAAGGGGTCCCCAGTGGAAAAGCCAAAGTCTACATATGTCGGTGGTGATTCCAGacacaaaacagattcagat ATGACACATGTTGCATTAGCTTTTGAAGTGCCAGGGGGCTGGCTTCAAGAGAGAGATGCTACAATTATGACCGTCATGCAG ACTTTAATGGGTGGTGGTGGTTCATTCTCCTCTGGTGGTCCTGGAAAAGGGATGCATTCACGGCTTT ATCTGCGGGTCCTAAATAAATATCATTCTGTCCAATCTTTTTCAGCATTTAGTAATGTATATGATAATAGTGGACTCTTTGGTATCTACTTGACAACG CCGTcagattttgttgcaaaggcTATTGATGTTGCGATAAATGAGTTGATTGCTATTGCAACGCCTGGAGAAG TGACAGAGGTTGAGCTGAAACGAGCGAAAAACTCAACGATTTCATCCGTGTTAATGAATCTTGAATCCAGG GTAATTGTTTCAGAAGATATAGGAAGGCAGTTTTTGACTTACGGTTGCAG GAAGCCTATTGATCACTTCCTTCAATGTATGGATGAAATGACTCTAGATGACGTTACAGCATTTGCCCGGAAGATGTTAGCTTCGCAACCCACAATGGCTAGCTGGGGAAATG TCGACAAAGTTCCTCCATATGAATTTGTTTGCAAGCGGTTGCAATAG
- the LOC133909673 gene encoding protein phosphatase 1 regulatory subunit SDS22 → MGRLTAEKAVLEAGSEGRGATVLNLSHRALSDVSCLSSFNNLERLDLGYNCLLTLEGLSSCVNLKWLSVIENKLVSLKGVEGLSKLQVLNAGKNKLTKVDEVTSLTSLGALILNDNNISSICKLDRLQKLNTLVLSKNPVVTIGNALVKAKSMKKLSLSHCQIENIGSSLAACVELKELRLAHNKISTIPSVLAKNVKILNLDLGNNLIERDSDLKVLSELHYLRNLNLQGNPISEKDSLAKKVKKYVPTLRILNGKPIEASSNCDKSSRKENLPSKDKNMYDHDSLEIDTRKKDKKRKQSKQQLEGPEEPAVETVPPGVITTAPSKSEVLDGKERKKEKVAMEHVNNSKLKRKDDKSSVDDASRMDKKEAKRKKFVDKEDIDAEGIDNTEVSFADLVSSIEDSQEPKRKDKIQEAAPDGKIVGGLVIDHTKKRKKSKGAVTITDSSTLKLISSVPEVGAGGLGLSGWDE, encoded by the exons atggGGCGCCTCACCGCGGAGAAGGCGGTGCTCGAGGCGGGCTCGGAGGGACGCGGCGCCACGGTCCTCAACCTCTCCCACCGTGCCCTCTCCGAC GTGTCGTGCCTGAGTAGCTTCAACAACCTGGAGCGCCTCGACCTCGGCTACAACTGCCTCCTCACCCTCGAG GGTTTGTCCTCCTGTGTCAATTTGAAGTGGCTTTCGGTTATCGAAAACAAGCTTGTGAGCTTAAAAGGTGTCGAGGGGCTCTCAAAGCTGCAG GTATTGAATGCTGGCAAGAACAAACTTACAAAAGTGGATGAGGTCACATCTTTAACAAGCCTGGGAGCATTGATTCTGAATG ATAACAATATTTCTTCCATCTGCAAGCTTGATCGACTGCAAAAGTTGAATACACTTG TTCTTTCTAAGAATCCTGTTGTTACTATTGGCAATGCTTTGGTCAAGGCTaaatctatgaaaaag CTATCCTTGTCTCACTGCCAAATAGAAAATATTGGATCTTCTCTTGCTGCGTGCGTGGAATTGAAGGAGCTTAGGCTTGCTCACAACAAGATCAGT ACAATCCCTTCAGTCTTGGCCAAAAATGTCAAGATCTTGAACCTTGATTTAGGAAATAATTTAATTGAGAGGGATTCAGATTTGAAG GTCCTTTCTGAATTGCACTACTTGAGGAACCTTAATTTGCAGGGAAATCCTATTTCTGAGAAAGACAGTCTTGCGAAAAAG GTTAAGAAATATGTGCCAACGCTGCGCATATTGAATGGAAAGCCCATAGAGGCCAGCTCCAATTGTGATAAGAGCTCTAGAAAAGAGAATCTTCCAAGCAAAGATAAAAACATGTATGATCATGATTCCCTTGAGATTGATACAAGAAAGAAGGATAAAAAAAGGAAGCAGTCAAAACAACAATTAGAGGGCCCTGAAGAGCCTGCAGTCGAAACTGTCCCCCCGGGTGTCATCACTACTGCTCCAAGCAAATCTGAAGTGCTAGATGGTaaggaaaggaaaaaggaaaaggtagCCATGGAACATGTCAATAATAGCAAATTAAAGAGGAAGGATGATAAATCTTCTGTCGATGATGCCAGTAGAATGGACAAGAAGGAAGCCAAGAGGAAGAAATTTGTTGACAAAGAAGATATAGATGCTGAAGGAATTGACAACACAGAAGTTTCATTTGCAGATTTAGTGTCTTCCATAGAGGACAGTCAAGAGCCTAAGCGAAAGGACAAAATCCAGGAAGCAGCTCCAGATGGAAAAATTGTTGGTGGCTTGGTAATTGATCACacgaagaagagaaagaagtcAAAAGGTGCAGTCACCATCACCGACTCCTCTACTCTTAAGCTGATATCCTCTGTGCCAGAAGTAGGGGCAGGCGGACTCGGTCTGTCAGGATGGGATGAGTAG
- the LOC133909674 gene encoding vacuolar protein sorting-associated protein 55 homolog codes for MFSTTILLQILACALYNNWWPMLAALMYVLVPMPCMFFGGGSTQFLTSRDGGGWINAAKFLTGASAMGSIAIPAILRHAGLIETGAMFIEFTSFFILVCTVLCFHRATQDEDW; via the exons ATGTTCTCCACGACCATTCTACTGCAAATACTG GCATGTGCTTTGTACAACAATTGGTGGCCCATGTTAGCAG CTCTCATGTATGTCCTTGTGCCAATGCCATGCATGTTCTTTGGCGGTGGATCTACACAGTTCTTGACAAGCAGGGATGGTGGAGG ATGGATTAATGCTGCAAAATTCCTGACTGGTGCGTCTGCCATGGGAAGCATTGCCATTCCAGCAATTCTGAGGCACGCTGGCCTAATTGAGACCGGTGCCATGTTCATCGAGTTCACATCCTTCTTCATTCTTGTGTGCACAGTGCTGTGCTTCCATAGGGCTACCCAGGATGAAGACTGGTAA
- the LOC133909675 gene encoding beta-fructofuranosidase, insoluble isoenzyme 4 isoform X1 encodes MAAKLQLQPWTLWAFLLFLALFSHESNLQCKNGVEATKRVLLYPQSPKVSSIVSNKYRTAYHFQPPKNWINDPNGPMYYNGIYHQFYQYNPNGSLWGNIVWGHSVSTDLINWIRLEPAIERTTPSDINGCWTGSATILTGDKPAIIYTGADTEKRQVQNIVFPNNLSDPYLREWIKSDNNPLIEPVGAGLNSNQFRDPTTGWIGPDGLWRIAVGAELNGYSAALLYKSEDFQHWTRVDHPLYSSNASTMWECPDFFAVLPGKNNGLDLSAAIPNGAKHVLKMSLDYCDKYMIGVYDLKSDTFAPDTVLDDRRLWLRIDYGNYYASKSFFDSRKGRRIIWGWTNETDSSSDDVAKGWAGIHAIPRTIWLDSDSKQLLQWPVEEIESLRRKQVSHQGMELKKGSLFEIKEIDTLQANVEIDFEPSDIDSADPFDPSWLLDPEKHCREADASVHGGVGPFGLVVLASDNMEEHTDVHFRVYKSQQKYMILMCSDLRRSSLRPELYTPAYGGFFEFDLEKEKKISLRTLIDRSAVESFGGGGRVCIMARVYPVALVDGGTRMYAFNNGTSTVRVPQLKAWSMRRARVNVQKG; translated from the exons ATGGCCGCGAAGCTCCAACTCCAACCATGGACTCTCTGggcctttcttctctttcttgcacTTTTCTCCCACGAATCAAACCTTCAGTGCAAGAATGGAGTCGAGGCCACAAAGAGAGTCCTCCTGTATCCACAGTCTCCAAAGGTCTCCTCTATTGTGAGCAACAAGTACAGAACTGCATACCACTTCCAGCCTCCCAAGAACTGGATAAATG ATCCAAATG GACCAATGTACTACAATGGTATATATCACCAATTCTACCAGTATAACCCAAACGGTTCACTCTGGGGTAACATAGTTTGGGGCCACTCGGTCTCAACAGATCTCATCAACTGGATCCGGCTTGAACCAGCGATAGAACGGACTACTCCTAGTGACATAAACGGTTGCTGGACAGGTTCAGCCACAATCCTCACCGGCGACAAGCCTGCCATCATATACACCGGTGCCGACACGGAGAAGCGTCAGGTCCAAAACATTGTGTTTCCAAACAACCTCTCTGATCCATACCTGAGGGAATGGATCAAATCTGACAACAACCCGCTGATCGAACCTGTCGGAGCAGGCTTGAACTCAAATCAGTTCAGAGATCCGACAACCGGTTGGATCGGACCGGATGGACTATGGAGGATAGCTGTTGGGGCTGAGCTGAACGGCTACAGTGCTGCACTTTTGTACAAGAGTGAGGATTTTCAGCACTGGACTAGAGTTGATCACCCACTGTACTCTTCCAATGCCTCCACCATGTGGGAGTGCCCTGATTTCTTCGCAGTACTGCCCGGCAAGAACAATGGACTGGACTTGTCTGCAGCTATCCCGAATGGCGCTAAGCATGTCCTCAAAATGAGCCTAGATTACTGCGACAAGTACATGATTGGTGTTTATGATCTGAAAAGTGATACCTTTGCGCCAGATACCGTCCTTGATGACCGTAGACTGTGGTTGAGGATTGATTATGGAAATTACTATGCTTCAAAGTCGTTCTTCGATTCAAGAAAGGGCAGGAGGATTATATGGGGTTGGACTAATGAGACAGATAGTTCGTCAGATGATGTTGCCAAAGGTTGGGCTGGGATCCAT GCAATCCCCAGGACTATATGGTTAGATAGCGACAGTAAGCAATTGCTGCAATGGCCTGTTGAAGAGATCGAGTCGCTTCGAAGAAAACAAGTCAGCCACCAAGGCATGGAGCTCAAGAAAGGGAGTCTGTTTGAGATTAAGGAAATCGATACTTTACAGGCTA ATGTGGAGATAGATTTTGAGCCTTCAGACATAGATAGTGCTGACCCTTTTGATCCTTCCTGGCTTTTGGACCCCGAGAAGCATTGTCGGGAAGCAGATGCGTCGGTTCATGGCGGCGTGGGTCCATTTGGACTTGTGGTTCTTGCGTCTGATAACATGGAAGAGCACACAGATGTGCACTTCAGAGTTTACAAATCACAGCAGAAGTACATGATCCTTATGTGTTCTGATCTGAGAAG GTCGTCCTTGAGACCAGAGCTGTACACACCAGCCTATGGAGGCTTCTTCGAATTCGACCtcgagaaagagaagaagatatCTTTGAGAACGTTG ATTGATCGTTCCGCGGTGGAAAGCTTCGGTGGCGGTGGCAGGGTCTGCATCATGGCCAGAGTTTACCCGGTGGCGCTCGTCGATGGCGGCACTCGCATGTACGCGTTCAACAACGGCACTAGCACCGTCAGGGTGCCTCAGTTGAAGGCCTGGAGCATGAGGAGAGCACGAGTGAATGTCCAAAAGGGATAA
- the LOC133909675 gene encoding beta-fructofuranosidase, insoluble isoenzyme 4 isoform X2, whose protein sequence is MAAKLQLQPWTLWAFLLFLALFSHESNLQCKNGVEATKRVLLYPQSPKVSSIVSNKYRTAYHFQPPKNWINGPMYYNGIYHQFYQYNPNGSLWGNIVWGHSVSTDLINWIRLEPAIERTTPSDINGCWTGSATILTGDKPAIIYTGADTEKRQVQNIVFPNNLSDPYLREWIKSDNNPLIEPVGAGLNSNQFRDPTTGWIGPDGLWRIAVGAELNGYSAALLYKSEDFQHWTRVDHPLYSSNASTMWECPDFFAVLPGKNNGLDLSAAIPNGAKHVLKMSLDYCDKYMIGVYDLKSDTFAPDTVLDDRRLWLRIDYGNYYASKSFFDSRKGRRIIWGWTNETDSSSDDVAKGWAGIHAIPRTIWLDSDSKQLLQWPVEEIESLRRKQVSHQGMELKKGSLFEIKEIDTLQANVEIDFEPSDIDSADPFDPSWLLDPEKHCREADASVHGGVGPFGLVVLASDNMEEHTDVHFRVYKSQQKYMILMCSDLRRSSLRPELYTPAYGGFFEFDLEKEKKISLRTLIDRSAVESFGGGGRVCIMARVYPVALVDGGTRMYAFNNGTSTVRVPQLKAWSMRRARVNVQKG, encoded by the exons ATGGCCGCGAAGCTCCAACTCCAACCATGGACTCTCTGggcctttcttctctttcttgcacTTTTCTCCCACGAATCAAACCTTCAGTGCAAGAATGGAGTCGAGGCCACAAAGAGAGTCCTCCTGTATCCACAGTCTCCAAAGGTCTCCTCTATTGTGAGCAACAAGTACAGAACTGCATACCACTTCCAGCCTCCCAAGAACTGGATAAATG GACCAATGTACTACAATGGTATATATCACCAATTCTACCAGTATAACCCAAACGGTTCACTCTGGGGTAACATAGTTTGGGGCCACTCGGTCTCAACAGATCTCATCAACTGGATCCGGCTTGAACCAGCGATAGAACGGACTACTCCTAGTGACATAAACGGTTGCTGGACAGGTTCAGCCACAATCCTCACCGGCGACAAGCCTGCCATCATATACACCGGTGCCGACACGGAGAAGCGTCAGGTCCAAAACATTGTGTTTCCAAACAACCTCTCTGATCCATACCTGAGGGAATGGATCAAATCTGACAACAACCCGCTGATCGAACCTGTCGGAGCAGGCTTGAACTCAAATCAGTTCAGAGATCCGACAACCGGTTGGATCGGACCGGATGGACTATGGAGGATAGCTGTTGGGGCTGAGCTGAACGGCTACAGTGCTGCACTTTTGTACAAGAGTGAGGATTTTCAGCACTGGACTAGAGTTGATCACCCACTGTACTCTTCCAATGCCTCCACCATGTGGGAGTGCCCTGATTTCTTCGCAGTACTGCCCGGCAAGAACAATGGACTGGACTTGTCTGCAGCTATCCCGAATGGCGCTAAGCATGTCCTCAAAATGAGCCTAGATTACTGCGACAAGTACATGATTGGTGTTTATGATCTGAAAAGTGATACCTTTGCGCCAGATACCGTCCTTGATGACCGTAGACTGTGGTTGAGGATTGATTATGGAAATTACTATGCTTCAAAGTCGTTCTTCGATTCAAGAAAGGGCAGGAGGATTATATGGGGTTGGACTAATGAGACAGATAGTTCGTCAGATGATGTTGCCAAAGGTTGGGCTGGGATCCAT GCAATCCCCAGGACTATATGGTTAGATAGCGACAGTAAGCAATTGCTGCAATGGCCTGTTGAAGAGATCGAGTCGCTTCGAAGAAAACAAGTCAGCCACCAAGGCATGGAGCTCAAGAAAGGGAGTCTGTTTGAGATTAAGGAAATCGATACTTTACAGGCTA ATGTGGAGATAGATTTTGAGCCTTCAGACATAGATAGTGCTGACCCTTTTGATCCTTCCTGGCTTTTGGACCCCGAGAAGCATTGTCGGGAAGCAGATGCGTCGGTTCATGGCGGCGTGGGTCCATTTGGACTTGTGGTTCTTGCGTCTGATAACATGGAAGAGCACACAGATGTGCACTTCAGAGTTTACAAATCACAGCAGAAGTACATGATCCTTATGTGTTCTGATCTGAGAAG GTCGTCCTTGAGACCAGAGCTGTACACACCAGCCTATGGAGGCTTCTTCGAATTCGACCtcgagaaagagaagaagatatCTTTGAGAACGTTG ATTGATCGTTCCGCGGTGGAAAGCTTCGGTGGCGGTGGCAGGGTCTGCATCATGGCCAGAGTTTACCCGGTGGCGCTCGTCGATGGCGGCACTCGCATGTACGCGTTCAACAACGGCACTAGCACCGTCAGGGTGCCTCAGTTGAAGGCCTGGAGCATGAGGAGAGCACGAGTGAATGTCCAAAAGGGATAA
- the LOC133909671 gene encoding ABC transporter D family member 1-like, giving the protein MASLQLLQLTEHGRNLLSSRRRTLAVVSGALLAGGTLAYAQSGRWKKHQEACPCSDANTLTGNKRRSTQNGVGGKLIKTRKKKNGLKSLHFLAAILLKKIGPNGRNYLLGLIMTAVLRTAVGHRLAKVQGYLFRATFLRRVPTFARLIIENLLLCFLQTTIYQTSKYLTGSLGLCFKKILTDLVHADYFENMVYYKISHVDHRISNPEQRIASDIPKFCSELSDLVQDDLAAVAEGLIYIWRLCSYASPKYVLWILAYVIGAGGTIRKFSPAFGKLKSTEQQLEGEYRQLHSRLRTHAESVAFYGGENREASHIMQRFQALVKHLNVVLHENWWFGMIQDFLLKYLGATVGVILIIEPFFAGNLRPDSSTLGRAEMLSNLRYHTSVIMSLFHSLGTLSISSRRLNILSGYADRIHELLDVSRELSGVRDRLMNQNCSPGNYISEANYIEFSGVKVVTPSGNVLVDDLKLRLESGSNLLITGPNGSGKSSLFRVLGGLWPLVSGHIVKPGVGSNLNKEIFYVPQKPYTAVGTLRDQLIYPLTADQETEPLSYGGMVVLLKNVDLEYLLERYPLDMEVNWGDELSLGEQQRLGMARLFYHKPKFAILDECTSAVTTDMEERFCKRVRAMGTSCITISHRPALAAFHDIVLSLDGEGGWNVQDNRNGSSFSPEIEFDVLKLSETDRKSDALAVQRAFVTSTKGNASSKPNKQSYSTEVIASSPSMEMEHTAQSPIVTQLQCSPRPLPVRVAAMSQILVPKLFDKQGGQLLAVALLVFSRTWISDRIASLNGTSVKYVLEQDKAAFIRLTCISVLQSAANSIVSPSLRNLTSRIALGWRIRMTNHLLQYYLKRNAFYKVFNIPGMSMDADQRITHDVEKLTNDLAGLVTGMVKPLVDILWFTWRMKLLSGRRGVAILYAYMLLGLGFLRAVSPDFGDLANQEQELEGTFRFMHSRLRTHAESIAFFGGGSREKAMIEAKFTTWLDHSKLLLRKRWLYGIFDDFVTKQLPHNVTWGLSMLYALEHKGDRALTSIQGELAHALRFLASVVSQSFVAFGDILELHKKLLELSGGINRIFELEELLQASQSNPVVPSNVINAASEEIISFRDVDIVTPSQKLLASQLSCDVSPGKSLLVTGPNGSGKSSIFRVLQGLWPIASGRLTKPSEGIFNVPQRPYTCLGTLRDQIIYPLSREEAELKMLSYETSDKSTASKLLDDHLKTILENVRLVYLLEREGWDATPNWEDILSLGEQQRLGMARLFFHCPKYGILDECTNATSVDVEEHLYRLATNMGITVITSSQRPALIPFHSLELRLIDGEGKWELCAIHQ; this is encoded by the exons ATGGCTTCGCTTCAGTTATTACAACTAACAGAACATGGGCGCAACCTTTTGTCTTCAAGAAG GAGAACACTTGCAGTTGTTTCTGGTGCACTGCTTGCTGGTGGAACTTTAGCATACGCCCAGTCAGGCCGATGGAAAAAACACCAGGAAGCGTGTCCTTGCAGTGATGCAAACACACTTACTGGGAATAAAAGGAGAAGTACACAAAACGGTGTTGGTGGTAAATTGATTaaaacaaggaaaaagaaaaatggactGAAGTCTTTACATTTTCTGGCTGCTATTTTACTTAAGAAGATTGGCCCAAATGGAAGGAATTACCTTCTTGGCTTAATAATGACAGCA GTCTTGCGTACAGCTGTTGGCCACAGGTTAGCAAAAGTCCAGGGGTATTTGTTTAGAGCTACATTCCTTCGGCGTGTTCCAACCTTTGCTCGTCTGATTATTGAAAATCTTCTTCTATGCTTTCTCCAAACCACAATATATCAGACATCAAAGTACTTAACAGGGTCCTTAGGTTTGTGCTTCAAGAAAATTTTGACGGATCTTGTCCATGCTGATTATTTTGAG AACATGGTTTACTACAAGATCTCTCATGTCGATCATCGGATCTCAAACCCAGAGCAAAGAATTGCGAGCGATATACCAAAGTTTTGCTCAGAACTAAGTGACCTTGTACAGGATGATCTGGCTGCAGTTGCAGAAGGATTAATATATATCTGGCGCCTCTGCTCTTACGCAAGTCCGAAATATGTTTTATGGATTCTG GCATATGTTATAGGTGCTGGTGGTACAATTAGAAAATTTTCTCCTGCTTTTGGCAAGTTGAAGTCCACAGAACAACAGCTAGAGGGGGAATATCGCCAACTCCATTCACGATTGAGAACCCATGCTGAGAGCGTGGCATTTTATGGTGGTGAGAACAGAGAAGCATCACATATTATGCAGCGGTTCCAGGCACTTGTTAAGCACTTGAATGTTGTTCTTCATGAAAACTGGTGGTTTGGCATGATTCAAGATTTTCTTCTGAAGTATCTTGGCGCCACTGTGGGAGTTATCCTAATCATTGAACCTTTCTTTGCGGGAAATCTTAGACCCGACTCATCCACATTAGGACGGGCAGAGATGTTGAGCAACCTTCGGTACCACACCAGTGTGATAATGTCACTATTTCATTCTCTTGGGACCCTTTCTATCAGTTCAAGGCGCTTAAATATTCTCAG TGGCTATGCTGACCGTATTCATGAGTTACTGGATGTCTCACGCGAGCTGTCTGGTGTTCGTGATAGATTGATGAATCAAAACTGTTCTCCTGGAAATTATATCAGTGAGGCAAATTATATAGAATTTTCAGGTGTCAAG GTGGTGACACCCTCTGGGAATGTCTTGGTTGATGATTTAAAGCTCCGGTTAGAGTCAGGCTCTAATCTTTTGATTACTG GTCCCAATGGTAGTGGAAAAAGCTCCCTTTTCCGTGTTCTTGGGGGTCTGTGGCCGCTGGTATCTGGTCATATTGTCAAACCTGGTGTTGGTTCTAATCTCAATAAGGAAATATTTTATGTCCCCCAGAAACCATATACAGCTGTTGGAACACTTCGTGACCAGTTAATCTATCCGCTCACAGCTGACCAGGAAACTGAACCACTCAGTTATGGTGGCATGGTGGTTCTTCTAAAGAAT GTTGATCTGGAATACTTGCTAGAACGCTATCCTCTTGATATGGAAGTTAACTGGGGTGATGAATTGTCTCTTGGCGAGCAGCAAAGACTAGGAATGGCTAGACTGTTCTATCATAAGCCCAAGTTTGCTATCCTGGATGAATGTACTAGTGCTGTGACAACTGATATGGAAGAACGCTTCTGCAAAAGGGTTCGAGCAATGGGCACATCATGCATAACAATATCTCACCGTCCAGCATTAGCTGCATTTCATGATATCGTTTTGTCCTTGGATGGTGAAGGAGGGTGGAATGTTCAGGATAACAG AAATGGTTCTTCCTTTTCTCCTGAAATAGAGTTTGATGTCTTGAAGTTATCAGAAACTGATCGCAAGTCTGATGCACTTGCTGTTCAAAGGGCTTTTGTCACCAGTACCAAG GGTAATGCATCATCGAAGCCCAACAAACAGTCCTATTCAACAGAGGTCATAGCATCTTCCCCCAGTATGGAAATGGAACATACTGCACAATCACCTATTGTCACACAATTGCAATGCTCCCCGAGACCTTTGCCTGTCAGAGTTGCTGCAATGTCTCAAATACTG GTTCCAAAGCTATTTGATAAGCAAGGAGGGCAGCTGCTTGCAGTTGCACTACTTGTATTCTCTCGCACTTGGATTTCAGATCGTATAGCTTCGTTGAATG GAACAAGCGTTAAGTATGTCTTGGAGCAGGACAAAGCTGCCTTCATTCGTTTGACTTGCATCAGTGTGCTGCAAAGTGCTGCAAATTCCATTGTGTCACCGTCACTGAG aaatcTTACTTCAAGAATTGCCCTTGGATGGCGGATTCGCATGACCAACCATCTCCTTCAATATTATTTGAAAAGAAATGCTTTTTACAAG GTATTCAACATTCCGGGTATGAGTATGGATGCAGACCAAAGAATAACACATGATGTAGAGAAGTTGACCAATGATCTTGCTGGCTTGGTTACTGGAATGGTGAAGCCACTAGTTGACATTCTTTG GTTTACATGGAGAATGAAGCTTTTGTCTGGGCGAAGAGGAGTTGCTATACTGTATGCTTACATGCTCTTAGGTCTTGGGTTTCTAAGAGCCGTGTCCCCTGACTTTGGTGATCTTGCAAACCAAGAACAAGAACTTGAAGGCACATTCAG gttcatgcactcaagattgcGGACACATGCTGAGTCAATAGCTTTCTTTGGTGGTGGATCAAGGGAAAAGGCT ATGATCGAAGCTAAATTCACAACATGGCTTGACCACTCGAAGCTTCTATTGAGAAAAAGGTGGCTTTATGGTATTTTTGATGATTTTGTGACAAAGCAACTACCTCATAATGTGACATGGGGGCTGAGTATGTTATATGCTTTGGAGCACAAGGGAGACCGAGCTTTGACTTCAATTCAAG GAGAGCTGGCACATGCTTTGCGGTTCTTGGCATCTGTGGTGTCACAAAGCTTCGTAGCATTTGGTGATATTCTCGAGTTACATAAGAAGCTTCTTGAACTTTCTGGTGGTATTAATAGAATATTTGAGCTTGAGGAGCTTCTACAGGCATCACAAAGCA ATCCCGTGGTGCCTTCTAATGTTATTAATGCCGCCTCTGAAGAAATCATTTCCTTCCGTGACGTGGATATCGTAACGCCATCGCAGAAGCTATTGGCTAGCCAGTTGTCTTGTGATGTATCTCCAGGAAAAAGCCTTCTTGTGACTG GTCCAAATGGTAGTGGGAAGAGTTCCATTTTTAGGGTGCTCCAAGGTTTGTGGCCCATTGCTTCTGGCAGACTGACCAAGCCATCCGAAGGAATTTTTAATGTTCCTCAACGTCCATATACTTGTCTTGGAACCTTGAGGGATCAGATCATATACCCTCTCTCGCGTGAGGAGGCAGAGTTGAAGATGCTGTCGTACGAAACAA gtgacaagTCCACAGCTTCCAAGTTGTTGGATGATCACCTGAAGACGATTCTAGAGAATGTTCGCTTGGTCTATCTTCTAGAAAGGGAAGGTTGGGATGCTACTCCTAACTGGGAAGATATCCTATCCTTGGGAGAACAGCAGAGGCTGGGGATG GCTCGTTTATTCTTCCACTGTCCGAAATATGGCATCCTCGATGAGTGCACTAA TGCCACAAGTGTCGATGTTGAGGAGCATTTGTACAGGCTAGCAACTAACATGGGCATAACAGTCATCACCTCCTCACAA AGACCTGCCCTCATACCCTTCCATTCCTTGGAACTGAGACTGattgatggtgaaggaaagtgGGAGCTATGTGCCATCCACCAATAA